TTTCCAGAATGACCCTAGCAGGTACCAGAAACAAAATGCCAGAGGATGACACTCTGGGTACTCACTCCAGTGGCAGCCAAGTTGTTGAGAGAGTGTGCCAGCTGAAGAAGGAGTTGGATAGTTCAAAAACAGCCATGGTAGAAGAAGGTGGCcaccagaaggagagagagagagagagagagagagagagagagagagagagagagagagagagagagagagagatatgaccAAAAAACAGAGCTAAgactaaagaagaagaaaaggctatgaggagccagagaaggggatCTAAAATCTCTGGTTACCGtaagagttaaaaacaaacaaacaaacaaacaaacaaacaaacaaacaaccacgaTCAAGTCTCCTGGGCCAAGGGTCTCAGAACCCAGTGGACTGGCCACTGCCAAGGGTGGGTGATTAATCCCAATAAAGGTCCCAAGACTCTAGCCCCACGTAAGGCCGAGAGCACTGGAGGACACTACTTGCCATTGTTTCTGCCTAGCGGCTGTCGCTGACTGCAGGTGCTACCAACCAGAGCAAAGAGCAGAAATTGCTAGAGACCAGCATTTGAAGAGCTCCTCCTTGCCTATCCATAATTTTGATCTGGAAGAGCGAAAGAGTCCTTGACCATCTGAACTGTGACAGTACCATCCTTTGTATTCTCTTTTTGAATTCTATACGTTACCTTCCAATAAACAGAATCATCGTAGCAGTCCTCATCAGGGGGCTGATCACAGCTACATAACTTCATAAGTAGACCTGTGAGGGCAGAGGGAACACAAATACTGATAAGGGCAGGCTACTTCCTTACTAAATGTTAAAACACTGTTATGAAAATATCTGCTTTAGCTAACATAGCTCATTGCCAGAACCTTAGCCCAGTTTGGGATGTGGCCAATGAACTGTGTCTTAATCATCTCTCCGAGAAGTAAATGAGTGACCAGGCATTGGTAAGAGTTTACATGGCTATTATCCCTAGTTTTTCGAGATCATTTTACAATGATCTGGAAGTCTTAATCTTTCCGTGTTAATCTCCTAAGTAGCCATGGCTAAAAGCATGTACCGAGAAACCCAGCTCAATGTTCACTTTCGAAGCAGACCTGTAATCAAGCCTCCAACAACTGCTGAGCCAACGGAGGAACCCAGTGCTGCCGCCTGCATAGCCACCACAGACCTAGGGAAAGCAAATATGTAGCGTCAGTTAtgcctcttttctttcccctttaaaACACTCGGTCATTCATTTGTTATGGTTAATAAAGCATTCTTCAGAAAGCGTAGGACTTTCAAAAAATTGATCCTTGATTTGATTCACTCACTAAATATCTATTGAATATCAGTTCCTGAACCTCTCAACCTCTCTTCCACACAGGCTAGGGGGGATAATGTCTAAAACAACATGGCTACCATTTCCTCACCactttaaataaaacattgtaGTGAAATTAGGTTCATCAATAACATCAGAAAAACTAAGTGTGGCCTATGTGTTAGGGAGAAGGCAATGAGGACATTGGAGAATACACTTGTAATGCCAGAGGCAGTCACTttgaaataaagataataaaatatcacTGGTTTGGGGAGAAGTCTCAGTGAGTAAggaagcttgctgccaagccctatgacctgagctggatccctggctccacatggaggaagggaagaatcGATTCCTGCAAGCTGTAttctgactttcacatgcatACTATgacatgtgtgtgttcacctgcacacacacacacacacacacacacacacacacacacacacacacagtaaataaataaatgtaaaactttaGAGAGGACATTATATGTTGGGGGTAGAAGCATGTGATAAATGGCTTTGAAATGTGTAAGGCTGCTAACTAAACGGCAGCTGAACTTTGTATGTAGTTGTATCATTAGCACAGTGCTTCTCTCAGAGAAGGCAGGCAATGGAGTTTATGAAAGATTAAGGGAGCAAGTCTGTGAAAGGAGGCAACTGGAAAAGATTCATTAATGGTATTCTCTCATTTATGTCTTTTGGAGCCTGTaatgttaacaacaacaacaacaacaacaacaacaacaacagcagagtCCCACCCTCATCACTGTGTATTTTCACCAACGCAATTACAAAGCACAGGACCAGAGGCAAGAAACACCCTTTGGTTTTTACTCACAAATTAGACTTTTCCCAGTATACGACCCCAATGCTGACAAGGCCTCCCAACACACCAGGTAAGCCGTGCAGGTTATGGACTCCACATGTATCTCTGATCATCAGTTTATTAGCTAACAGTGGCTGAGGTTGTAAAAGAGAGAAAGGTCATTATCTTGTAAGGCACACAGAGGTCCACACTGAAGCAAAGAGCTGTGTAGAAGAATATATTCATAAATCCTTATCATGTACATATAAAACACAGTGTGGTATTACACATTACAAATACATGATTAAGATGTTGCTATAGTGAGCCAAATTATTGGCTCCATCATGTCCACATTTACTCTATATTCATTCGTTAGCATGAATTCAAAACACAGTGTATTAAAAACCTACAGTCCACATACATATTAAACTTCAAAGTTTTTCCCCCTATAGGTCTGCTCTCTGCTGCCCTGAATTCTTCTACCTCATCTCTCCATTTGCGCCTCTACTCAGAAGAGGCAATTTTATCTAAGGCTCAGTTTTCCTTTGATATCAAAATGCACCCATGTCAAACACTTTAAATACATTTGTGATAAAACAGTCATTAGTGGCTGGATTGGGAGGAAGTGACTTCACCTTCTCACCTTCTAATAAAATCTCAGATGCCCTCATTAGAATACAAAgtccacaaataaacaaacaacaaaaataaaatattctcggGAACTTCTCAAAAGGAATTAACATAACCCATGCTAAATTACTAATAATGAGTACCAGATTCTCCCCTGCCACACAGACATCAGGAAAGAGGAGAGTCAGTGAATGGCTGCAATGTGAGTGGTATTTCTGAAAAGAAGACAAATGGCCTCCAGTGAAAGGTATATAGGGAAGGAAACGCCACTGATCCCACATGAGAAGACAGTGAGTGATACAGATGTAGGCTTTGCTTCACTGCATCTATCATACATACACTAAGGAACTTGTATCCAAGCACCGAGATGATGCCTGCAACGCTTCCAATGGTCATAGCAGCGTAGGGGGGGATTTTCATGTCCGCACATGTGCCCACAGCGACACCTCCTGCCAGAGTGGCGTTCTGAACATGAACCTGAGTGGAGGCAGAACCATGAGTCAGGAGTGGGGAATGAGGCAATGTCAAAAagtcaggagggaggcagagtccAGTGGACCTGCGTTAGCCATTAGTGGAAAGAcgtgcttgtacacacacacacacacacacacacacacacacacaccattttccctttctctctctctctctctctctctctctctctttctctctctctcccttccttccttccttccttccttccttccttccttccttcttccttcttttttttttttttttttttttttttttttttttttttgagacacaatctGGCCAGAAATGTCAGAGGCTGGAGAAAGAGAACTAGTTTCAGTTTGCCAGAATTCTCAGAAGTCACAATCTGTCTGGTCTACCCAAAGAGTAGGCTGtcttgtcatttttaaaagtaaacctGTTGAgtatgatcttttaaaaaatgtatttgcagTTGTCTCTTACGACACAAATTGTAAAGAGCTGAAATGTATGGTCTCAACCTTGCTTTGAATATGCACTACAGGAGTTTCAGAGATGGCTTAGTATttcagggcactggctgttctacaagaggaccctggttcaattcccataaCCCACAAAGTGGCTAAcaaaatgtctgtaactccagttacaggggatccaatgttctcctctggtctccatgggcactgtgtgcatgtggcacacagatatGCTTTCAGGCAAGACATccataaacatgaaataaaacacataaatcatgtatacataaatacagtACAGCATTCATTTCCTCCATGCATTGGAAAAGAAGAGTGCTTGatctgagtttttaatttttattttttcctgtatgACCATTTCTCTAACTCccaggcagaaactcaaggcaaactgggttgaacttaaaaaaaaaaaaaaaagatgttatgtTACTTTTTGGGCACATAGAAGTTGCAAAAATTACTTCAGAGAATTTCTAGATGTCCCTTGTCTGTATCCCTCCCGCATCAGCATCTCACacatacagtaaaataaaatgatcattACTTCAATACTATTAAGGATCTCATTTAGATTTTTATTAGTATCCAAattgtcattttccttttctagagTTATATTTGGGattattgtttatgtttttaaaatcttcctTAAAAAACATTCATGTCTACAGTGAAATATAATCATAACTACATCTCGctttcctcccccagctcccctgTATTCTCCTAACATGCACCCTCCCTACTTCACATTTTTTCGATATCCCACAAAGTACAGTTGGTGCTGCTCAAATATTCGAGGGTGTGGGGCCATCCTCCAGAGGAATGAACTTTATCAGTGACTACACAGCATAGTTATCACCTTTGAACACTTGCAGTTGCAAAATAGAACCAACACCCACCATCCTACTCCCCTGTCCTACTCTTTGACAAGTCAAGTATTGAGGGAAACTTTCTATGGAGTTAAGAGCAGTTAGttttaatatgaaagaaaaaaaaagccttttatgTTTGAGTTTTACATGACTGCATACCCTACAAACTGCAAATTCCTTGACTTCAACTTAGCAGATTAGAtagtaagtgaatgaatgaaaattattttcaaaacattCTTTGAAGTCTGCTATTTTGTGGTTTGTCCTGGTAGCCCAGCTCTGATGCCTAATTTATTATCCAAGCAACTGTTGATACTTAATGAGGCTTCCATTGGTTTAATATTGACACTTACCATATCCAGCCTTCCTCGGCGTTCaacaaggctggacaaggcataGGCTACGATCACACAGGCAACAAGGGACAAGTATGTGTTGATAATGGCCCTATactgcttctctccaggttcagCAATGGCTGAATTAAAGCTGGGCCAAAATATCCAAAGGAAAAGTGTTCCTGTAAATCATAAATGGTATTAGTTTTTATTAGAGAAGATCAGGTTAGAGGGTGCTTTGCTCTGGAAATTGATGTCTGTGATTTTAGCCTTCATCATCATCAGCCAGGAGAACAGGGAACACTGACCCACCAAAAAACAAAGTGATCACCCAAAGAGGCCTTCTGAGCATCTTTGGGTACAGACAAGAATCAGGTTAAGTTCATTCTACTCACCAATCATGGCAAATAAGTCAGAGTGATACACAGACTCCTCGTTTTTGTGTTCCCCGCGGAGGCCAGGGCGATATAAGACGCCTGCTACAGCTAAGCCGAAATAGGCCCCAAAAGCATGGATTGTCATGGATGCCCCAGTGTCAGAGGCCTGCGGGGACAAAGTGAAATTTGCATACATGGAGGTGAAAATGGGTCTCCTTACAGGCAGAAGGACAATGAAATAATTGCTTAGGGGGAGatgtaaaagaaaagataaaatgaggaagtaaaataagaaaaaaaagtatggcAAGCTCTTGAGACATGCAAAGGTGAAGTACTTCTTGGGATGTGGTGCTAAAAAATTACTGAACATCCATGAACTTTAGGTTTTACGAAACTGTAATATAGTATCCACTTAATAGAATTGTGTTGGTGCTTAGGTTAAACCATATTCCTAAAGAGCCAGGAATTTACTGGGCATGTAGTATGTGCTAGGCTATTTCAGGTTTAAGAGACATTCAATGAACTACGATATATTGCACCTGACACAATATAAAAATGATCCACATTTATTTGGCTTTGTAGCTAAAATTCATTTAACTATAACTCAGACTTGAACCTTAAAAAGGCCAGTCCTCACCACATGGTTCTACATTTTGTTATATACTACATGAAGACCAGCTGaattccaatactgacttgaagaGAGGCATTTTGTTCCCTTTTTAGGATCTGATATGAATTTAATCCAGTATTCTCTATTTTATGCTTCTAGAGGAAAAATTCAGAGTGCTAAGCCAGGAGCAAATTCTTATGCAAACTAAGGTAGGAAAATGTCAcaaatttatttaagattttcaaAGTGGTGCAAGTAGAAGAATCTCCTGGTTTGCTCCATATTTGACTAGACAAATATCCAGTGCCCTTAAAGAGCAACTTCATCCACTTGAGTTCAGTCATCACTGTAGCACATATATGTCTTCAACTTTCAGCCTTGCTGAACACTTCCATATAAAAACCTTTCTTCTCTTTaccatatatttccaggagagaGATAGGTGACCATTAGTTATGTTTGAACTTTACAAACACTATGTAAGTCTGTGTCCCTCCATAGAGGCTCACATATTTGTAGCAAAAGAAcccttcccatttccttctcAGAATCTATCAAATTAGTCTTCGCTTAAGCAATACATGGAGCATGCAGGGCCTCTCTCTGTTAATCTCATCTTCTTACTACCGTGGTAGCTACACCAGTGTCTGGCCAACTATGCTCATCTGTTGTAACTCAAGCTCCTCCTGTAGCTGTCCCCTACCAACGAGGCCCTGTTCTTGAGCTTCCTTTGGCATTAAGTGCATGTCCCTTCCTTAGTGATTTGTAAAACGCTAACAAACTAGTGTTGCTATCACTTCCTCAGAGAACGCCTTCCTTGCTTTTCAATCTATTCTCAATAGCTTTCTCATAACCCCCATTTCCTACTATGTATTTTCTATGTCTTTGAGTAAGTGGGCATGTTATAATTTAGGTATGCAATGtctcccaaaggctcatgtgtggggaggggaggcttgGTCCCTAGTGAAGTGGTGTTCAGAGTTGTGGCTTTGGGGAAGTGATTGTAATATGAAGGAGATTTGGTATCTTCAATGGATGTATTGACTGAAGGGTCTATAATTGAGTAGGCAGTTTGGACTTGGTGAAAACTGTAGGAAGCATGTTATTAGGAGAATGATTTTATCCCTAGTCTCTTCCTCATTGCTTCCTACCCACCAGGAAGTGTGCTCTTTCATGCCAGTGCATACCACCAATGTGAGGATCTGCCTCCCTATGGGCCCAGAAGCAATGGAGCCAAGGGGCTATTGATTCCGAGCACACGAACCAAAGTGTatctttcttcccttaagtttCTCACACAATTTGTCACGAACAGAAAATCAGCATAGAATGAATgtataattatttgtttttttttgtctaacCCACTATACTTTAAGCTTTGCAAgaacagaaaccttaactaattttattttttttggtaaatCACCAATACTTAGAAAGTTAAAATATTAGCTCTTGAATCAAATGTTCAATACAagtataaacaaatgaaaatgtacaCCA
This DNA window, taken from Peromyscus maniculatus bairdii isolate BWxNUB_F1_BW_parent chromosome 21, HU_Pman_BW_mat_3.1, whole genome shotgun sequence, encodes the following:
- the Rhag gene encoding ammonium transporter Rh type A, which codes for MCFTAVMRCKFSFWAIFLEVVIIVLFVFFVEYETTQQVNATTSTKTDEFFQLYPLFQDVHVMIFVGFGFLMTFLKKYGFSGVGFNLFLAALGLQCGTVAQELLHNKGKKFHIGIKTMINADFSTATVLISFGAVLGKTSPVQMLIMTVLEIAVFAGNEYLVTEIFKASDTGASMTIHAFGAYFGLAVAGVLYRPGLRGEHKNEESVYHSDLFAMIGTLFLWIFWPSFNSAIAEPGEKQYRAIINTYLSLVACVIVAYALSSLVERRGRLDMVHVQNATLAGGVAVGTCADMKIPPYAAMTIGSVAGIISVLGYKFLSPLLANKLMIRDTCGVHNLHGLPGVLGGLVSIGVVYWEKSNLSVVAMQAAALGSSVGSAVVGGLITGLLMKLCSCDQPPDEDCYDDSVYWKVPKFRELDHLFFQHVNHNHLEHEV